The Acropora palmata chromosome 3, jaAcrPala1.3, whole genome shotgun sequence nucleotide sequence TGGAATGGCCGAGTGTGCGGTTGGCGAAGATTACTGCGATCCTGAAGTTAGAACACAGATCCCTTGTCAAATTGCTTGTTATCCTCAAGTGGCCACTGATGTCGGTCTTCAATCTTCATCAAGAACCCAGACCGCGGTTCAGGTTGAGAGTTCTAAGGAAATCACGGCGAAGAACCCAACGCGGCTCTTTCCTCCAGACGCCCTTGAGCTCAGACCCCTGTCGCGTACCGTTGTACCCCCCTACGTGGTCCCACGTTATCGTGGGCGACCATCAGCAGGGTCCATTCCGGTGCACTATGTTCCTGTTTTAAGTACCGAATCGAGTGGGCCCTGCATGGTGCACCGCGACGTGGTTCCACATGGGACTTCCTCAGGTTTACAATTAACGGACCCTTTGTGGAGGCCTTGGTGATAAAGTAGTGAAACTTTCTTATTATGTTTTtcataaaatgtaaataaatgaatggaAACCGTAGCCATTAACGAGTCGCCCCACCTGAAAAAGTAGACTAGGAGGGCATTCTATTCCCAATACTAGGACGGCATTCTATTCACAATGTTGAGTGGACTAGGTCGAGCATCGAATCGAGACTAATGCTCATTCAAAACACTTTCGTGCTCGTTCCAGGCTACCTCCCACACCACTTAATGATTTTGTGCGCTTTCACTGACCCACTGTTTAGCACTTACAGAAATCCCACAATGTTACAATGGCGAAATGGAGTTTTCACAAATTTATTGTAGATATATCTAAATAAACTAGACGAAAAATCAATGTAAGTGGCCTAATTTCTGAGTTGCAACTATTTGCATGACATGCTGTTGAAGTACACCACAACGACAGGAACTCGACGCGCACCAGTAAACCTTATCGCATTATGAAAGCTGGCCGTACGCTGTCGAAGTGTCGCGATCAACTTGAACATCAAAGGTCCTCACCTCGTGTGACAAACGTGAGAGCTCCGTATTATCGTCTTTGGGCTCCACGAGAAAGAACCGTCGCAACGGCATTCGGAAAACTACTTTTCTGCTGCTTGCAATCCCAGTAACAATGAGAGGCTAGAGTGTTTTAACGTCAAGTTCAGACGGGAAAAACGCTGAGCTATCCTCGCGGGCTGGCAATATTTCGTACTCTTTTAGCGCATGTGTTTCGAAGAAACCAGCGAGCAGTGGACGATTCTTTGCAACAATTTACTGCGCAGCCGACCTAGAGCATCTCGACGACTGAACAATCGCAAATTGTGGCATCCTCTGTCCTCGCTCCTTTTCGTGAACAAGGCGTGTTGCTCAGATCGAAATCAAGTTTGTTCATTCAAAGCATTGATTGAAGGACATTACAACTGGCTCTTCGAATCTGTCGGAGTAATTTCTTCTGCACTTTTCAGCTCGATGTCTCTGGGTTCTTTAGCTCCCGATGCGACGCGAAGTCTCAGCTCACggatttctttgtctttctaGATAGAGGACATAAAAGGACATAAAATTATGTAACTtggcgtttctgcaatcattttgcaattattcaaagtcattatgcttgcaaaatgcgctctaactgtcctggaattacaCTGGAACAAGCGCTTCAGAGGTAAGAACACAAAGTTGGACATTTGTAATCATCTGCTCgggtcgtccacacaactgcaaaacaggtcatttcacgtcgtggaaagaacgagaacgtctgcgaaatgtccaAAATGTACGTGCAAGgtgtgcaaaactattgtttttcattgtcaaatatgcaaatgtgtgacgttcttgtttcCGTCGACGGAAGTCAAATCTCACCGCTTCTATTTTCCTCTTCAAGTCCATATAatgtcgctctttttctataTCCACTGTTGCCCCGGTGCTCTGTATTTCAGCTGCAAGGTTGTTGGCTTTGAACGTGCGACAAACTTGTTCCCCAACCAGCAAAAGACGCTTCATCTCAAGAACCTGAGGACAGCATTCAAATAGCACGAGAAAATAAGCGCGATCGAGATTTCTATTTGGTTTATTTCTGCTTGAAGTGGTACAAACACCTCAAATGGCAACTAGAAACTCGTTGCAACATCTCATTCTCCTTGGGGGAGGACTCAGTCGGCGAGAAGTCTCCAATTTCGGTGAGCGTTGAATGATTTTGGAGCACAAACGACAAGAGGAGGGGCCCGAAAATTGCGTCAGCCCATCGGCCCGTCAAAGAACCTTGTTTGCTGCTAACACTGTGAGATTTAAAAGACTTCAGCCATTATTCGCGAGGCAAGGTAGGGGATGATATTTCTTGGACCATGGTCTGATTATCTGCTGGGCCACAGGTATAAGGAGAGTGGCTCAGTGTCGTAGatacgttaaaaaaaaacgaagcTGATAGACTAAACTACATTAAAGTCAGTTAGACCAAAGTGCTAAAATAGAAACGTCCTATAGGATTATGagtaaagaaaataagttttacattttttcGTACACAGTGAACAGGACGCAAGAGAACTACGTGCCGAACAAGTGTGTTATCGATTAAACGTATTAGGATATTTGAAGTTCGAGCAGGAAATCAGCAGTGAAACAAGTCTTGAAAGGACTAGAGGCAAAATGCAAACTAGTAGCGTGTTGTGAACCAAGCAAACAAGTCTATGCGTCTACAAATGTTATCTTCTGTCGGCTTAACCTTGCATCGATACTTCGCCAGCATTACCAACCAAGCATGAAGTTTAAAAATGAACTAAACAAGACAATACCTTTGGTACAAACACTAAGCACATGGTGATTGAGGTGCAGACGAGCACACAAGTGGAAACAATCGCGAAGGAAGCGTCGGGCGTTTGCCTGGTTACTAGCGACACAGGAACACCAATTAGGCACAGAAAGAGAACATTGTACACAGACATCCCAATGTATCTGCAAAAAACGAGACATTATCTTATTTATAGACTGAGGAAAATATTTGTGCGATTAAGAATACTAACTTAAAAGCAACTCAACCAAAACAACGACCAACTTGTTGCCTCCGGTCAGTTGGTTCTCTCAAACATGTTTAaatgtgttttgttttaattctacttttttttttcatttgtcgctgtggaatgaaaatgagcaGCTTGAACACTAATTgctcttttgtttgttatcaTCCATACGCGAGATGGGCCCTCCCCTTATTTTTCGACAAGGGAAGTTATCGTTTATTCCTCTCTTGACGCACTTGTTGGAGATCCCCCAAGCAAACGATTATGTCGGCGTTTCATTTCAAATAGCGCACGCAATTTACCGATTGGAGCATAATCTGGCGCGCAGTGCACAGGACACTGTTTCCAAACCGCGATATCGGATGGAAATCTGTAGCTTTAATAAACGAATGCATGgcttagtttctaaagaaactttgaagcAGTGTAAAATCTAGTTTACTTCACATACTTGGAATCATTCAAGGCAGCAATCGTAACGTTTCGTGTCTCCCAAGCGAGAAATGCGCCAAACAGTAACAGCAATCCTTTGTATCCGAATAATATTCCGAGCCAGCGGTATGTTTCCGTGGACTCGCATAGTTCCAGTTGCCTCACATATGAAACGTCCTGCTTAGAGTCTACAGACTAGGAACAAAAATGCGCAAGACAAAGCATAACAATGGCTCATCCACAACTCATAGTTCAGTTGCCTCACTTATGAAACGTCTTGCTTAGAGTGTACAGACTGAGAACAAAATTGCGCAAGACAGAGCATAACAATGGTCCATCCACAACGCCTTGGAAGCCTAGTTCCTAGTTCTTTATTGTCTTGGAAAACCCATTgccgttaaaaaaaaagaaaacaacaaacaaacaaaaaacagttttaCACTGTCAGTGTTGCAAGCCACACTACACTAAATCAGTGAGGAATAGCAAGGGACGTATTAATTACACTCACTGGcggagaaataaaaaagaaattcttgtaTTGACTGGGTGAATATAATGACACTTAAAAATCTCTGGCGGCATGCTGACTTCTACAAACTGATTTTACCTGATCAGAAATGTCGAGCAATTTTCTCCTCATAGGATCTACCATTTGCCATACTGTTAGATAGACAACGTCAACTATAACCAGCAGAAAAACCACACCAAACAAATGACGATCCTTGATAATCTACAGGGAGAAAGAAAGTTCCATTTACAACGCTCGACCCCGTGAAAACTGAGAGTTTAAGAACCcacgacgggaacggcaacgacaatgTCACAAATCAGAGCCAgaattggttgaatgaagaaaaataatcgtgctgcacgcttTTTGTTGCTATTTCCGACTTAGTCTGCCAAACAACGTCGTGCAAGTTTCAAATTTGAGAGTCGGACGAAAACGCGACCCCAAAAGATAATTCGCTAtcattcaaattaaatttttaatttgtggcggTGTGGTGATCGCTTCTGTCGTCGATGATAAAGCTCagtaatagggagtttaagatttgacgacagCAATGCCAAccacaacgccacaaatcaataatttgattggttgaatgaagaaaaataatcgtgctgcacgtgcggcacgctttttggtgccaTGTTTTGACGTGGTCTGCCAAACGACcgcgtgaaattttcatatttgaggttctgacaacaacgcgagctcgcagcattaaatctttcattctttgcctttacattaaaaccattcgtgccaagcaagcggaagtgcactccgcctattttgtcCAACGTGAtgaacatggaataatcgcaaagttcaattttaatgtgacgttttcgttgcagttgacgtcgtagcttcttaaactccctaatgacgAAAGCACCGGCAACGAGGACATCATTCCTGGCATACATGGAGTAATAATTTAGAGAGAAAACTTAAATCCAAGCGTCGAGCGTTAACGAATTCACGCAGTTTTTCAGAGGATGGCAACAGTTATATTAAGATAAAGAACGCACGAGAGAGACGTTGTGTTTTCTTATTAAATAGGGAGATTGAGCAaacacgacgacgacggcaacaaaaagcccacaaatttgcatatttgaaaatgaaaaacagtatttttgcacgctttgcacgtgcatttttcatcttttgacattttgaagacgttctcgttctttctaagACGTGAactgacctgttttgcagttgtgtggtcgacgtgagcatatgttaacaaatgttcaattttgtcttcttatttgccccaagcgctggttccaatttaattccaggatataGTTAGAACTCATTTTTCAAGCAGATTGactttgaatatttgaaaactgattgcagaaacgctaagttacatttttagatgacgttcttgttTCCGTCGACGTcatgtttgcttaagctccctaatatgcAGATTTGTGACGCTCTCATACGACGTCAGCGAGAGAAAATGGTTTAGCGCTGCTATTGTGATGCGATTTATCGACGAGtaattctctttgtttgcGGTAAGAACCATATTCCGCCATATTTACTTCTGTCACGAGAGGATTATGAGGACGATTTCTCTTCGGTTCTGCTTCACTCTATGCTATCTAATGCTAACCAGAGAAAGTAATTGCGCAACTTCGTTGAGATTTCATTCGGTATTTTCTCTAAGAATGTTCAAAGGATTTCAGCAGCTTACCGTTGCGGCGGCTATGTTATTCGGATAATTTCAGTTCTTGCACCAAATTTATGAATTTACCTTTCGCTTTAACTTTTTATTGGTGAATATCTGATGAACTCTCCAGGTTTTGGAAAACATGGCGCCATATGACAAACTAAAACCCAAAGAAAGACTCCAAACTCTGATCTGAAAAGATAAACAGATCACGAATCTCATTGTCATTCAGGGGACGGAAGATTATCAGAAGGCGCTTTCAAACGTTCAATAATAAACGAGGGGAGGGTAGGGTTGAAATAGTACTGACAGAGGAtacgaaaataaaacaagcaaaagtgGAGGAGAGAAGGGGGTGGTGTGTGCAAACATATAGTAGTGTGACTGTGTAATAATCAAAAACGGTCTTTGGGGGTGGGGTGTGCAAATATAGTTACTGTAGTGTGATAGTTTGTGTAGTAATAAAAAAGGGTCTCTGAATacatgcgaaaaaaaaaagctcctTATAGAAGGTTTATTAGAAGTTCGCAATTAGAGCTTTATCATCGTTCTGTTGTGTGGCTCTGAACACTCGATTGTGGGTGAAACTCAAATAAACGAAAAGCACTTTATATCAGTTGACTAGTCACTAAACTGCAGGGGGAGACGTCGAGTTACAAAAGAGTAACTTCAGTTGTTTgtacaaaagaatattatatACGTACCGCGCAAACGATCTCGTATCCGCTGGAAATAAATCTGCCATCCAAACCGAACAAGAAGACTGACAAATAACTGAGCATACAACCCAGCAAAACAGAATTGTTCAGATTGGGACTGGACATCTTTATGAACCTTGATAATGAGCagagaaagagagaattaaggacggtgcctactaattaaagatattttttccccggtgtgtgattatgcaggaaatgtagatcttaactaGTCCTATTGtccttaacaagtcctattgaaatccaaaaagaaaattgggggtaaccacgcttttttcaaagataattcatgaataatatctgtaaaaagctttaaaatacaaaggaatgtatggcgttctttttcaaattgaagcttaattatctctcaaaaatgcatggttacccccaattttctttttggataccaagagaacttactaagatctactttctccggatagttttaaaccgcgcaaaaatatccctttatcAGTAAgtattggcgataggaaatccgagtatctggagatgcgcagaacgtatgcgcaataacaatagtaggcaccgtccttaaacaaCAATCCTTGATTCAAATTTAACGGCCATCGACAAACTGAAGCACGAGAACCAATCCGTTTTACAAATCACCTCACCCGTcaacgtgcagcacgcttccCTCTTCGCAAAAAGCATGCTGCACATGCACCAcgtcaaccaatcagatccaAGGAAAATCATTTGTTTAAACCCACGAAGAGAGAAATTACTGTTAGATCatatttcaaagttttcccCGGCCGGGGAACTGTAGTGTTAATCCAAGCTTTATACTTCAAAACCTACGCATAATTTGTCCATTAACTTGCTCGAAACTTAGTGCAACGTTGCTGCGATTTCTCAATAAATGAATCACAAGGGACACCTCGGAACGTTTTGTCACACAGCGTCATGTAGGAAAAACCGTTCGTGGAGCTACAATGAAGAAGCGGCAGTGATTGAATTATGGCAAAATTTGCCAACACTACTGGTTGTGTTGATTATAAACGACACACCAAGAGAGCGGCTGCAAAGCAAAGCTTGAAGAGCATTGAGTTCAACCACTCATTTACCGGTAAGTTCCTTATttatctttaaattttgaattataTTCTTTATAATTGTCATTAGACTTATGCtcactttaaaaattaaaagaaaaaaagatgcttTGAGCTGCATGGAGGACAAAGTGTTTGCGCCTGCGCTGCAGCGAAACTGCTGTTCAAAGTTATTGTGTTTCAGTGAGTTGCACCCAAATCGCCGTTTGTCACTGTAAAATTGCCTTGAAATCCCACCCGGTTTACACTTGAACGCGACAAAATTTGCATCAGGTTGCTGCGACAAAAATCGCATGTGTAAACGGGCCTAAAGATAGCAAATCTAGATTTGTTTTGACAGGTGACAATTGACCATAACATAGATCTGTAACAGCAGAATGCATACTATAAACTAGTTGGAGtatggccgccatgttggaccCAAGTATACCAGTATtgaaagttattattattactatcgGGCCACCGAAGCTCCGCTATAAACGAATTTTGAATAACTTAAGGACTTAATCCAATTACCTGACATGTCGTTTAGCTACGTTGAACCACAAGAACAAAAGTGCGATAACTATCGCACACCAAACCAGAACGGAAACGAAGATAAACAGTGGGAGCGATACTGACAGCAACTCGAACATCTTCTTGGTTGTGTCGCGAGGAGGTGATCCACCTGAGGCAAATTAACACCACAACAGTCGGTCAGTTCTGGTTACCGAGATTTTTCTTCTGGTTCAGCATTTCTGCAGTTTTATTTGCACGGAGCCACGCAAAACGAAAGGAAATTTCGACTCCATCTGCGGTGCATTAACTGAAACGTGTAGAATCGGGGAAGAATTTTTATCCGCACAGATAAAAGGATTTAACTTACGTCGTATGAAATACAATAGCCGCCGAAAGTTACGCACGAAAAAGGTACGGTTATGTGAATTCGTGTTTAACGAGCTTCAATTTCGCTGGCAAACGCTTTGCGGATGATAAAATGTTGAGACACATGACAAAGGTTTTCTAGGGGTTAGtcattcaaaaaataaataaataaaacgaaaaataTTCCGTGAAATGTCCgatttttcttatttcgttctttctttttgggtTAATTTAATGGGAACGACTTCTGTGTGAACTGAGCCTAattcaagttattttgcaGTAAAGAGGTTTCTACGATCCCTTCGACTCCATATTAGACATAACAAAAAATAAGCCCTCCTTACCTGCCCACAAAATGTCATCGTATCCCTTCCAAATGATCTTACCGGTCTGTAATTGATAGAGACCAACATGTATAGGTTCCCCATCTGCAGGCACGAGGAAAGATAACTTacacaaattaaatttaaggCGCGTGGAGTCAGCCCTATCTCCGAAGGGAGAGAGTTGATGTTCTGAGAAGTTTGAACAGTTGAGTGCAAGTTAAGTCTCAAAGCTCAGACGAGTGTCTTCCGagtataaaacaaaagagaacgGATGTTTTATGAGTCCAATGAGTCAAGGAGTCATGAGCCAATGAGACTCACAGTCAATATCGCAATAATTTACTGATTAAGCCTAAGCCCTCGTTTCAGTAATGAGGCCTAAGCATTCTGAAATTTTAGCTTTCATTTTATGGGTTTGggcaataggccttttgcaactagggATCACGTGGCACAAAATCCGCcttgctggagggcaagctcattattatttccgcactgggacattaaaacaaggaGACCTGAACcttgaagcttgacttgccagtgcgggaataataatgagcttgcccttcagcatggcggattttgtaccacgtgattgttagctgcaaaaggcctataggccataatactctttgtttgtccccccaaattttgcataaggattgtttccagtttctctagggaattacaatggtcccaagagaaaacaaaaacaatgcttatgcaaaatttagggggacaaacaaagagtattatggtattttccgaactGGCCTATTGTACTAACTCGGTGACTCATTGACTCAGAGACTTTTTGACTCATAAATACTCAAgactcaaaacaaaaacggtaaaaaagttaatgctcacaaaatagagaaaggAAAACTCACTTCTTATTTGAACAATTCTCGTGTCACCAATCCTGTCTCCTTTTCTTGTAAAACCAACTGGACCCTGCAAGAAATATGTCAATCAATTGAAAGCTTCTTGGATAGAATGACGCATTGCGAAGCTATATATGtcatcttttcaaatgaacaTTGCCGGAATCAGTAAGTGTTTGCGCTCCTTTTTATCAAAAGAGCAAAGCAATGCTTCTACTGAGCTCGTAGCAGCTCAAGTTGACGACATAAAAAAACGACTCATGCCAACAGGGTCTCAAGACGCCTTACACCCCTACGGGTCCCCTATTTGTAGCAGTTTGTACAACTGAAGCTATCAGTTTAAGAAAGTGTTTGATACACACACCGTTACTCCTGAAAAATTGGTCTCTCCGAGAGATTTGGTGAGGGCATCAGCGAATGAGGTGTCCCCATACGGaatcttttcaatttctgtgCCAGGAGTCAGGGAAGAAATGGTTTTATTCAAAGCTAGAGCCATCGCCCACACAGCGTCATAAGCGTAACCTCGGTGATCATCCTGTAAATCAGGTGGTACCTTAGATTCATACTCGCCTAGGAAATCTCGGACGgtctgaaagaaaataaaatcgTTCATAACAACCGAGATGAAGACGACAGGTTGCAACACAAGACAAGATGTGACAGGAGAACCAGGGTTGTCTCAATGGGTAGACTACGAGTAGTTTCTCATTTCGGCGAAGGCAGGCAAAATACACTCGCGCGCGCAAGACTCGCAGGACACGCGACACGAGGGAAGCATCTCATTCTTGGCACTTCTGTCAAGTTGAGTGACCCGCGAGTGTCGCGCGCGTGTGTATTTTTCCCATATTTTTGCCTCTCACCGAAATTAGAGACTTCTCGCAAATCTACTCTGTGGTAAGAGCACTAGCATAATTTCTATTCTGCTTCGAGAGCCTTTTTCCCTGCGTGCTCCGGTTTCCCCAACACCCCCCTCCCCTGACAAATTTGCTTCCAGTACAGGgcgttcacatgacgtcatggctaccgagttgttgttttaaggAGCAATGCCATTTGAGTGGAACTCAAGTCGGGTAAAAATGCTCTGAAAAtcaatgcaaagaaaaaagctccagtctttttttttttgacaagaaCTTTGCCAGTACAGTAcactgaattcaatttttgtcatcttCAGCTCAGAATGGCTGGGATTGATGGAAAAggttgaaacttgaaaacattggCCAATGTTCTCAAGTTTGGACGCGTTATACttacaaaattttaatgtgGATGGctttttctggaaaaaaatcatttgatggTGTCTTTTCGTTTTACAAGGaatgttattgctttttttaatcaactaccaagtttcgttttcaaccagttatgacctaaaaacagcaaaatttcTGAGAACTAATCTAcagccaggtgatctggtgacgtaatttgaaggactgggaagaaaaattttaacgccgtatcccacaaccgcgcgcggccttaggtgttgtttccagactccctgcagcatttccatcgccaaaactcaacagatcattccgtgtctaccacatttcctgttactgaatgaacattcaagtagactcgacgagctctaacctcgcctctgccatgttgaattcgaaaataaggccgcgcgcggttatgggatacggcgttaaaatttttcatcccagtcctccgaattacgtcaccagatcacctggaggAATCTTATAAATGCGGCTTTTAAGAACTGGAAACAGAGACTATTGCTCCTCCTTTTTTTGTAGATGTTCTATTACGTAATGTTTTGGGAACGATGCTAAACGACTCcctcaaaaaaattaaataaataaatacaattgttaaaaaaacgacaaaattACGGTGACAGTCAATAggaaagaaacggcggccatacTGGCATAAGAAAACAATCCTCTGAGAATTGAACTTAACTTTTATGGAAATTAAGTCCTAGATTTCAATAAACCATTATGGTTGCAAAAGTTACTTGAGAGAAAACACTCCGCACATACCTTCCCAGACGCTATCTTAGCGTCAGGGTGAGTGGTCCACAGGAAATCAGTAGCTAAATGGCCCTCTAATGCCTTCAGCAATTGCTGAGACGAGCACGTGATGCTAGAGTCATTAACTAGCCACCAGTCCTTCTCCATATAGCCTAGGAGAATCCAAACGAACTTTCCTCCGTACATACCAAGACGGTAGGCCTATcagcgaaaaaagaaatgtcagGTTGAagagcattttcttttttcacttttagaCTGGGAACACCTTCGCTACCTATTTAAAGTTTGCATTCAAATTTTATCATTCAAAGCTTGGCCAATCCGAAGCTAAGATAGAAGGGTCTTCCCTTCCTGTCTTCAATGAAAAACTATAAAAGTTGTCCGTTTGAAAAGCTATTGACTTTTCCGACTTTTGAGGAGATTTTTCAACTTCTACTTAACTACGCTCTCAGCGCGTTCGTTTTTGTCGTCTTGTGTGCACCAACCTGAAAATTGTATTATCATCCATATACCAGCTGGCAAATGCCACATGTTAACTCTGTGGTTATTTCAGGTGCGAGTACTCCTAAAATGTCGATTTTCCTCTTTAAACTGCacctatttatttatttatttatttatgggGTACTGGATAGAATAAAGTGATTCCAGAGTTAGCTTACATCTTGGGTTAACAAGAGAGATCCAAGACGTTTACGCGATATTTTGGTCGACAGACCAAGTCAACAGCTCTTAAATAAGGACGACGCCGACGAAAgtgagaacgtcatctgaaaacgtAACTTGGCGTTTCTACCATTATTTCTCGCTGATTCAAAGTCGTTTGGCGTGAAAAATGTGTACTAAGAACTCCAGAGATTGGAGatacgaagaaaaaaaatggaaattggTCGTAAGGTGCTCACGGCATTCACGACTGTAAAACAAATCATTTCAAGCCGCTGGTAGGACAGCGAttgcaaaatgtacaaaaatgaaaaacaatggtgcaaagcgtgcaaaactactgtttttcgtTGTTAAATGCGCACGTTCGTAACACGCGTTGagtgattttctttgcatggAAGGGTACGATTTTGCGGGTGGTATGACGAATTAAGATCTTACCTCACAGAAAACCTTTCGAGCACCAGGTTCAAGGAAGTTTCCAATGATTATTCGAGCATcctttttcttaaaaagaatTATGAAACGAGAGGAGATAAGAATCCAAGAAAGCGTTTATGAAGCGCCATGTTTTCTCATAGAGTAACCATGTAGCTCTTCCAGACctctattattatcactttgtcgggcgcattttgcggcaaaaatggagaatttggcgggctaaaatgtagcCAATTAAAAGTCTTGGAGCCACTGCAGTGTTTGTTGCCGTATCTTACAGTGttgatgaaagaaatattctttaGAGTGTTTtcgtcctttttttttttcagtctatTTTCTCGATGCCGTGTAAAGTGATAAAAAAAGTAatacagtttatgttcttgggcataaataaaTTTTGGGTCcatctcagagctcatttcaACCCTTGCCTCACAGCTCGGGCTAGAATAATTCTGAGTcaggcccaaaacatatttatacCTGCGAACacaaactctattgttttcttATCACTGCTTCCTATGACCTGTATTGTTATTGGGGTTAGTGGTGAAGTTGTATCatcttttgtttcgtttttcaaccaaagacGGTGTCTGGATAGTTAAAGGGTCTCTCCTATCTCGTTTATAGTAAAGTTTGGGAAACAGGATTCCAGATATGAATCACCTTtaaattttccatttgaaCGACGGCACTATCCCGAAAGCCCTCTGACGCAATCTGTTTTATGCCCTCGTTTGCAAATTGGACCTGAAGATCGGACACAGccttaaaaaaggaaaaaagaaaacgcagaaaaacaaaagaaacagaaagctTGATTAGTAACGTCAAGTTGAAAGTTCACCGATCGGTTAGCACAGGGGACAGAGCTCTGTTGGCACTTCCTGGCTAAAGGTGAGGAGCTCTACTCCAGCTCGACAAATATTGAGGGTTTTTAAGTAATaaaggagagagagagagagctgtttttgcaaaaacatctgcaaatggtgaCACTTGTGCATAAACGCTTTCGTGGAATCTCAGATAAACTACAGTTTCTTGGAAAAGATGGCGACATTCCAACCATACAGTTAGTTAAAGTTTTTGGAACCATAACTATGTACTCTAACAGAAAAAGGGA carries:
- the LOC141875821 gene encoding gamma-aminobutyric acid type B receptor subunit 1-like isoform X1 produces the protein MILYARIQCFYSLIDFVFRLQEPQRVLELWIISGSFKALRGDECMRKRLKMFLSTRKLVAYILLLANVDQTSAKTPLYVGAMFPMTSSYKQEWTGGNGIQPAAQMAFDHVNAADVLKDYELKMIWNDTRGFQGWAEHILFQFLQNPPRKIMLLGAGYSVCSTVVAALAGLELWKIPQISYSSSSPELSDKGIYPYFYRTIPHDSSFNAPRIALLKSFNWKHVATIFQEENLFRTAVSDLQVQFANEGIKQIASEGFRDSAVVQMENLKKKDARIIIGNFLEPGARKVFCEAYRLGMYGGKFVWILLGYMEKDWWLVNDSSITCSSQQLLKALEGHLATDFLWTTHPDAKIASGKTVRDFLGEYESKVPPDLQDDHRGYAYDAVWAMALALNKTISSLTPGTEIEKIPYGDTSFADALTKSLGETNFSGVTGPVGFTRKGDRIGDTRIVQIRNGEPIHVGLYQLQTGKIIWKGYDDILWAGGSPPRDTTKKMFELLSVSLPLFIFVSVLVWCAIVIALLFLWFNVAKRHVRFIKMSSPNLNNSVLLGCMLSYLSVFLFGLDGRFISSGYEIVCAIRVWSLSLGFSLSYGAMFSKTWRVHQIFTNKKLKRKIIKDRHLFGVVFLLVIVDVVYLTVWQMVDPMRRKLLDISDQSVDSKQDVSYVRQLELCESTETYRWLGILFGYKGLLLLFGAFLAWETRNVTIAALNDSKYIGMSVYNVLFLCLIGVPVSLVTRQTPDASFAIVSTCVLVCTSITMCLVFVPKVLEMKRLLLVGEQVCRTFKANNLAAEIQSTGATVDIEKERHYMDLKRKIEAKDKEIRELRLRVASGAKEPRDIELKSAEEITPTDSKSQL